In the Bombiscardovia apis genome, GTGCCCACCCTCTTGGTCGCTCTCGTAACGAGCGCAGGATTCTTCTTCTCACTAACCATGCTCGGTTTAACCACAAAAAAGAACATGCTGGGCTGGGGTTCTATCCTCATGGGCGCTCTCATCGCGCTCATCGTCGTGCAGGTAGCTCTGCTCTTCATAGCCCCCTCCAACACTGCTATGAAAGTAATCGCCACCCTAGGCATTGTGCTGTTCTCAGTATTAACTATGCATGACGCTCAGCAGACTCGCGCTATTTTTGCCAACTACCGCAATCAGGGCACCGATGTTATCGAGCGTGTTTCTATCCTGTGCGCTCTGAACTTGTACTTGGACTTTGTGAACTTGTTCTTGTATATCTTGGAAATCTTCGGCGCTCGCAATTAAGGCATTTCTTTCTCTTACTCAATCGCCCCTTCACCACTGATTCTTAAAGTGGTGAAGGGGCGATTGCCATGCAGTCTGAACTACTCAATCCCGCCGATGCTGGAGCTTGGCAATACAGCCCGGCAGCAGACCTACTGCCAATCCCATGACCGCCAGCCCGTAAACCACTCCAGCAAGCGTCGCAAGAGCCGAACGCCCAGTAGGCAAGACGATAGCGAAGAAATGGGCGACGAACGGTATGCAAGCTCCTATCACACCAGCTACAACAAAGAGCGCTACTAAGATTCCCCGCCAAGAGTGCAGAGGTTGAGCAACCCGAGCTAACACCAAGATACCCATAGCGAAGAGGACGATGGCACAGACGGTACGTAGCTGAGCTAAGTCGTTAGCATTGCGCAAGTTCCAGCCCATGAAGCCCGGCAAACACCAAGCCATCGTTAGCACTACTAGGGCCGTAGCAATGCCGCCAGGCAGAGCGAAAGCCACGACTCTCTTGAGAAAACCGGGCTTGTAGCGCCGCGTATTGGGAGCCAAAGCCAGGAAGAAGGCGGGCGTACCAATAGTGAGCGCACCTATATACGTGATGTGACGAGGCAAGTAAGGGAAGGGAATGGCGCTCAGTACCACACCCAGTGAAATCAGAGCAGAATACACGGTTTTGACCAAGAAGAGTCCTGAAACGCGTTCCATATTGGCCATCACCTGACGGCCTCGAGCCACCACGTCGGGCAAGTGAGAGAACTTTGAATCGACCAATACCACTTGAGCTACAGCCTTGGTAGCAGGCGCGGCATTACCCATAGCGATGCCTAAGTCAGCTTCTTTGAGCGCCAAGGAATCATTGACGCCGTCACCAGTCATAGCGACCGTGTGCCCGCCCAAGTGTAGAGCTTGGACTATGGCCTTCTTTTGCTCTGGCAGGACCCTGCCGAGCACGTCTATCTCTTCTAGAGCCTTGGCGAGTTCAGCTGTGTCTGTGGGTAACTTGCGAGCATCCATAGCCCGAGGCTTACTCGATCCAGTGAGTTCGACCTGTCCAGCAATCGCCGACACTGTAGCGGGGTTATCTCCTGAAATAATACGGCAGCGCACCCCCTGCTCACGGAACCAAGCCAAGGTCTGCTGGGCGTCCTCACGAATGTGCTCCGAACAAGTAATGAGTGCTTCTGGTTGCAAGCGCTCAGGCAAGACTGCGTCTTGGTCATTACAAGTCGTTCCAGCTGACCGAGCTAGCATTAGGACTCGGTATCCTTGGTCAGCAAGGGCTGTAACCTTACCCTCAATGTGTGGAAACACGCCTTCTTGAGATGCAAGCAAAACCTCAGGAGCTCCAAAGTACCAAGTATTTCCAGAATTGTCCGTTATGGCACTCCATTTGCGCGCTGACGAGAAGGGAATACGCGTGGGCACGTTCTCAGAAGGCTGTATCTGGCTCAGTCCTTGAAGAATAGCTGAACCTGTAGCATTAGGATTCTCTTCATGGGATACATCTACGAGGGCTTGTTCAAGGGGAAGCAGCGGCCCCTGCCCTAGATTAATTATAGAGTCGTAGACAATGCCACCATCGGTAATAGTGCCGGTCTTGTCTAAGTTCAAAGCATCAACCCGAGCCAGTGTCTCGACCGATTCTAGCTCCTGAACCAAAGTATTTTGACGAGCTAAACGGATGGCAGCCAAGGCAAAATTAAGTGAAGTTAAGAGCACGAGACCTTCGGGAATCATTCCCACCACGCCGGCCACAGCTGAGACAACAGCCCCCCGCCAAGCACCGCTCGCTACGGCTTCCTGCAAACCGCCAACCGTGTGCAGCTGCGTCCAAATCAATAGGACACACAGCGGCACTACGACGAAAGTCATCACCCGCAAAATCTTGTTGATGCCCTCGTTTAAGTCCGAATGTGTTTTCTTGTAGACCTTGGCTTGAGCCGTGAGCTTGGAGGCGTATGAGGATGCACCCACGGCAGTGACTTCAACCAAAGCGAGGCCGGAAACCGCAGTAGAGCCCGAATACACAAGGTCGCTCTCAGTTTTACGGATTGTCCGAGACTCACCGGTGAGCATGGACTCATCCAGCTCCAAACCCCATGTTTGAACAATCGTTCCATCTGCGGGAAGCTGATCCCCAGAACGAACCCAGAGCAAGTCCCCTTTGACGATTTCGTCGTGAGGCACCCGCACATCTTGCCCGCCTCTTCGCACAAAGAAGTCCGAGGCCACTAGAATCGACAGTTTATCGAGCGTACGCTTAGCTTTGAGCTCCGTAGCCACACCGATGCCAGTATTGATAATGATAATGATTCCAAATACTGCGTCTTTCCACTGGCCAGTAATCAGCACTACAATCATGGCAGCGAAAATGATTCCATTGAACAGGGTGAACACGTTTGCTCTTACGATTTGACCGAGCGTTCGCGAGCTGGCATCTTTCGACGCGTTGACCTGACCTGCGACCACCTGCTCTTGAACTTGCGCCGAGCTCAAGCCCGATTCAGCTACTGACGGGAAAGAGGGCTGGCTGGTATTCGGCGTACTCACAGTTGTTCCTCCAGTTGGTCCTGAGGCTCATGCTGACTCATGTCATCTTGCAGGCTGACCATTTGCGAACGTACATGCTCACGGTCATCAATAATCGTTTGTAAAGCTCTGCCCAGAGGCACGGCAGTCGGGTCATCCCTGTCTATGGTGAACTGGGCAGCGAAGAGTTTCGTATCCTGCGGCTGGTAGCCCTCCCCCAGCAATACCACAGCAACTCCGGCCTTACGAGCTTTGTTGAGAGTCACGTTCCAATCCCCCAAAGCCATACCTTCTATGAGAATCGCATGTACCTTACGGGCCACCGCATCTTTAACAGCTTGCTCTTGGCTGCGTAAATCGTTGGCGTCTGCGTAATAGGCTTTCATCCCATTGTGTTCGAGAAGACTACAGATTTGCCGGTTGGTAGCTTGCATTGCTTCGCGCTCCTTTTGAGCTGCGGGAGCAACAATTAATACGCTGGCATTGGAACGATCGACACCGTCATGCTCAACGGTAATGCCCGGCTGCCAAGTATCCCCTACTGCTCGACCGCGTGGAGCACAGCCGCCCAAGCACAACAGTAATAAAGACAAGCATATACAAACGGCAAGGCTTCGAGCGCGCCGACTTCTTATAAAACTGCCCTGGCTATGCATCATGACAACTGATTGTAACCAGGGCATGTTTCGAGTCTGCTCTCAGCGGGTGAACACCGCCAGGGTCTCCACATGATGGGTCATGGGATAGATATCGAAAGCTTGAACGTAATCCAAGTTGTAGCCAAGCTCGGTCAAGGTTGCGCTATCGCGGGCCAAACTGGCCGGATCGCAAGCCACGTAAGCCACTATGGGCGCTCCCGAGCGAGCAATCTGACGGCAGACTTCAGCTTTGGCACCAGCCCGTGGCGGATCCAAAACCACTGCGTCTGGCCGAGATAATTCTTTGGGCAGTCCTGAGGCCAGTGTCTTCGCCACGTCGCCAGCTAGGGCCGTTACGTTGCCAGAAACACCCGCTACTTGAGTGTTGTGCCGGGCCTGAGCTACAGCGATGCGCGAGCCCTCAATGCTGGCCATGCGAGTGTTAGGCCCAGTCAAGCTGGCCAAGGGCAGGGTAAAGAGACCAGAGCCGGAATACAAGTCCCAAATCACCGGCGATTTCTCTGTATTCAAACGACTTTGCACTGCCTCAATAACGGCATTGGCCAGCAAAGCCGGAGCCTGCCGATGAATCTGCCAGAAGCCAGAAGCGTCTACCTCGTAGGTAAAGTCTTGACCACCAACCGTGACCACTTCTTCGAGCTTGCGCCTGCCAGCCTTCACCTTTTTACCCAAGATAAGAGCAAAGTTATCACCCTGCCCTATCCGCTCGTGTTGAGGCAAAGCTAAGCGGATAGGAGTTCCTGGCTCGATACCGCCGTTCCACACTCCAAGTTGGCTCGCCATATCGTTGAGCTCACGCGTGGCCAGAGGCATCTCCTCGATAGCGACCCGCTCGTGAGATTCCCTACGACGCATTGAGGGGCGTCCGGATTCATCGGCGATGAGGTCAATACGGGTCCGCCAATACAGGCCCTTACGCTCTTCATCTCCTGCTGCCCTCACTACAGGCACAGTAGTATCAACATGACCTAGTCGACTCATTTGCTCTTGCACTACTGCTTGTTTCCAGGCCAACTGCCCAGGCAAGCTCACGTGTACAAGGTCAGCCCCGCCCACGCCACCTCCCCAAGCCAGAGGGCCCGCAATGGGCCAAGCTGGGTCGACACGCTCAGGACTCGCTTCCAGTACGCGAGTTACCTCACCGGTAAGGAAACGGCGCTTGGAGCGGATTGGTAAATCGACGTTTACCTCAACCAACTCGCCAGGTAAGGCAAAGCGCACAAAGATAACTTGTCCGTCTATGTGGCCTACACAGCGCCCTTGGTCGGCGTAGCGTTCCACGCGAACAGTTACTTGCATACGGTCCTCCCCGCTGAGCGTTGATACCGCTCAAATCTTGTGTTTTTGTTTTGGTCGTCATCTGCTATGTTTGCTTTCGCCTAGCATAGCCATTGGTAAATATAGCTGGACCAGCTTAAAGCGCGCCCTCGTCTTCTTCGCTCTGCGCACTACGCTCGCCACGATGATGGTCATGATAAGGCTGGGCTATCCACAGCCAAGACAGCCATATCACGAAAGCAAAGAGTGGCAATCCCATAACCAGCCGGGCTGAACCCAACCAAGCTAATCGATGATTAAGGTAGAGTGGCAATTGCACTAAGAGACGAGCCGCAAACATACCTATCCACAAGAGCGTTGCCCGCCAGTAGGCCTGATACAAAGCCCTATCCCGCCGCCATTGCTCCAACCATTTTTTAAGGCCAGATAATACCGGCTCACGCAAGTACTCCACAAGCAGGCCCAGGCCGGGAGCTCGTAGTAGCAGGGTCAAACAAAGCCCAAGAATCCAAGCCACATTCGTAATGAAACCAGGCAGATAATAGTTCCTAGCGTCTCTTGACAACCAAGCCCACAGTAGGCAAATCGCCATAGCAAGAATGCCGGTCAGTGCTCCCAGCCAAGATTGCCGCTGGACTAGCCGTAGCAACAACTGCAGCAGAGCAAGTCCTCCAGACACCGCAACAGTGAGCTGCAAGTTGGATGTGGCTAAGAACATGACAAGAAAGACCAGCCCAGGCAAGAGGGATTCTGCGATACCGCGGGCACCGCCTATGGCTTGATAAACGTTAAAGTCTTCAGAGCCAAGCGCCGCAATGCCGGTCTTTGCTTGTTTACTCACTGATTAGCGCACCTCAGAGAACATGGGTCCACGAGACAGCGTCGTTTTAACTTCCGTCTGCTGGTCACTATCGAAGGGGCCGGTGGGCTTGCCGGGGATAGACGCAGAGGAGTCATCACCTTCTGACTCTTCCTTCTCAGCTGCCCGCTGGTCAGGAGTGATGGGCTGGTGCATAGGAATCAAATCGCGAGGTGCCAATGGCTCTTCGCCACGGTCTACTACTATGTTGGAGAAGTATGTATCTAGAGTCTCGCGTTCCTTGCCCTTGCTGGCAGCAGGTCCGGAGAAAATACCGCGTAACATCCAGCGCGGCCCATCAACGCCCACGATACGGGTGGTGAACTCCTTACCCTTGACGGTGACGGGAAGCATGAGCTCGGTACCAAAGGTTCCCTCAACTTCACGAGCCTTAGGATTGCCTGCCTTCAAATCATGGCGTACGGTGTCCCACAGCCCTAAGGTCTTAGGAGCAGCAAAAGCTTCTACTTCTAGGCTGGACTGCCCATAGGAGATAGTGGCACCCATAATATCACCTGATTGGCCGTTGGCTTTGATACGCAGTTCAATACCTTGCAGATAGGGCAGATTGACAGCACCAATATCTAGATAGTCATCGTAGTTGACAACCTCTTCATCGTTGACATCCCAAGGACCGCGAGTAATGCCGCGCTCTTGGTCGAGATCAGAGTCCGACGCTTGCTCATCTTCTACTGACTCACTCGTATTCTCTTGCGATTCTTCTGTAATCAGGCTCTTGCTGTCTTGCCCTTCATCATCGCTCTTATGCTTCTTACCGAAACCGAACCATCCCATTATTTCCTCGTTTCTTCAGGAACGCTATCTACCACATTAGCAAAAGAGGAGGCCGACTACGAAGCCGACCTCCTCTTTCTTCCAAGCCTTAGTCTAGACCCAAACTCAGCTTGCCGCCGGGGATAGCCTCCAAGAGGTCCCTAGTATACTGCTGCTGCGGATGTTCGAAGACTTCATCGGTGGTGGCGTGCTCTACCAACTTGCCGTGCTGCATGACCACTACTTCATCTGCAATCTGGCGAACTACGGCCAAATCGTGGGTGATGAAGAGATAGCTCAAACCACGCTCTGCCTGCAAATCGTTGAGCAGGCGCAGCACCTGATCCTGCACCAACACGTCGAGTGCCGACACGGCCTCGTCGCAGATGATGACATCTGGGTTCAGAGCCATAGCTCGAGCGATAGCGATACGCTGACGCTGACCGCCGGAGAGCTCGTTGGGATAACGACCCATCACCGAAGCTGGCATTTCTACCATTTCGAGCAGGTCTTTCACCCTCTGCCGGCGCGACTTCTTATCACCGATACCGTGAATGCGCAGCGGCTCTTCAATAGAGCGGTAGATGGAGTACATCGGATCCAAAGAACCGTAAGGGTTCTGGAATACCGGCTGCACATGGCGTCGGAAGTCAAGCAATTGCTTGTTATTGAATTCAGCCGTGTCTTCGCCCTCATAGATGACCTTGCCGGAAGAGGGCTTAAGAAGGCGCAGAACCATGTTTGCAACCGTCGACTTACCCGAACCCGACTCGCCCACGATAGCCAGCGTTGTACCGCGTTTGACCGAGAAGGAGACATCGTCTACAGCCTTGAAGAGTTCCTTCTTGCGAGGCAAACGGAACTCACGGGTCAGATGCTCAACGGTAATGATGTGCTCACTCTTTTCGAGCGCCTGCTCACCCTTAACGTGATGCTCCATCAAGCTTTCAGCATCTTGGCCGTGCTCTTTGGCTGAGATAATACGCTGAGAAGCGAGGGAGGGAGCAGCGTTTACCAGTCGCTTGGTATAGGGATGCTGGGGATGCTGAAGCACATCGAGGCTGGGACCAGACTCCACTACCCTACCCTTGTACATCACAACGATGTGCTGGGCGCGCTCAGCAGCCAAGCCCAAATCGTGAGTAATGAAGAGCACAGCAGTACCCAAGGAGTCAGTTAAACCTTGCAAGTGATCCAGAATCTTCTTCTGAACAGTCACGTCGAGAGCCGATGTGGGCTCGTCAGCAATCAGCAAGTCAGGTCGAGAGGCCAAGCCCATAGCAATCAAAGCACGCTGACGCATACCGCCAGAGAACTCATGCGGATACTGACGGGCACGAGTTGCAGCATCCGGCAGACCAGCCTCAGACAACAGACCAGCTATACGGTCATCCATGTCAGAACCGTTGACGTACTTCTTGGCAATAGCCCAAGCTTCGTCGTCACCAACGCCTGCCTTAATCAGGCTCTTGGCTACGCCCCAGCGAGTTTCCGAGCCCGGATCCCACTGAGCTTGGAACACTTCCATAGCCTTGTCAGGATCAGTCTTCCCAGCTGCGACCACTGCCTCACGGGCAGCTACGAGCAAGTCGGGTAAGTCCTTGGAAGCAATGAAAAGCTCATCTTCCTCAGTCTTCAAGGTCACGTCTTCAGCAGAGGCCAACATTTTAGCCAGCTGAGAACGCTTCTCCTTGCTCACATCCATATGGTTAGCAACAAGAGCTTCCTTGACCTGGGCACCAATGCGCCACACAGGGTTCAAATTGCTCATAGGGTCTTGCGGAACAAGGCCAATTTGCTGTCCACGAATCTCTTCGTAGTCCTTACGACTCAACCCCACCAGCTCATGGCCGTGAAGTTTCATGGAGCCGCCCACGACCTTGCCGGTGCCCGGCAGTAAGCCAAGTACAGACATAGCAGAGGTGGACTTGCCTGAGCCAGACTCACCTACAATTGCCACCCACTGTCCGGGGTATACGTTGAAGGATGCATCGGTCACAGCGTGGACGGAACGGCCGTCGGCAGTAAAGTCGACCTGCAAATCCTTAACCTCAAGTAGGGGGCCATTGGACACCTGAGTCTCGAGCAGTTTGGACTGCATCGCATCTATTTGTGTTTGTTCACTCATGCTGTTCTCCCCACTCACGCCGTACGAGTCTTTGGATCGAGGGCATCCTTCACTGCATCACCCATCATGATGAAGGCCAACACGGTGATTGCCAGAGCTGCCGACGGGTAGAAGAGTACGGACGGATTAGTCCTCAATAGATTCTGGGCTGTAGAAATATCGCCACCCCAGGAGACAACGGACGAAGGCAAACCAATACCGAGGAAGGAAAGGGTTGCCTCAGAGACGATGTAGGAGCCCAAAGACATGGTCGCCATCACGATGACGGGTGCCAATGAGTTTGGAATGATGTGCCTGAACAGATTGCGCATGGGCGAAGAACCCAGAGCAGTCGAGGCAGTATTAAACTCAAGGTTCTTGGCTTCCAAAACCGCGCTTCGGGTAATACGAGCCATGTTGACCCAACCGAAAAGAGTCAGGGTAAACACAATCTTCCAGATGGACGTTGAAGTACGGAACATCTGCAAGAGCACGATGGCGCCCAAGAGCATAGGAATAGCGAAGAAGATGTCGGTTACACGACTCAAAATCGCATCAATCCAGCGGCCAAAGAAACCAGCGATTGCACCAATCAGTCCACCGAGTAATGTCACCAAAATAGTAGTCAATACGCCAATAGATACCGAGGTACGCGCACCGTATACTACTCGTGAATACACATCGCAGCCCTGGAGATCATAACCGAATGGGTGAGCTCCACTCCCGCTTTCCAGCGAATGCTCCAGATTGCAAGCCACAGGATCCTGCTTAGTAAACAGGGATGGGAACAAGGCCACGATAATAACGAAAACCACCAAGATAGCCGACAGAATAAAAATCGGATTCTTGCGCAGAGTCTTCCAAGCGTCGGCCCACATGCTCGTAGCAGGAGCCTCTTCATCGATGGAATCGACGTCGTGCAAAGGAGTTTTGTCTAAGGGTGCAACGAAGCGCTCCTGCCCAGGTAATGGATCTGGGAAGAAGACGTCGGCATTGGATTCAGCGGAACCGCTGTTCATAGTCATGTCTGTCATCAATCCTTCACCCCTCACGCGTACCGAATGCGTGGATCGAGTACCGCATAGAGCAAGTCGACTACCAAGCTGCAGACCACGAAGATCATCACCATGATGGTTACAATGGAGACCACTAGAGTACCCTCACCTCGCAGAATGGCTTGATACAGAGTATTGCCTACGCCCTGAATGTTGAAGATACGCTCGGTAATCATAGCGCCGCCCATGAGGCCGCCGATATCGGCACCCAAATAGGTCACCACTGGAATCAGGGAGTTACGCAAAATGTGGCGAACGGTAACCTGGAAGTTACTCATACCCTTTGCACGAGCTGTACGAACGTAGTCCTCAGAAATATTGGTTGAAATCTCAGTTCGGGTTAGCCGAATAATTGAAGCCATAGAAACCGAGCCCAGCACGATAGCAGGCATCAGTAGATCCATAAACCCGGGTTGCGCTCCAGCAGTGGCTGGCAAAATATGCCATTTAACACCAAACAGATACTGGAGGATGAAGCCGGTGACGAAGGTAGGCACAGAGATGAGCAGGAGGGAGATGATCAGAATAATCTGATCACTCCACTTACCCTTAGTCAAACCAGCAACGATGCCAAAGAGAATACCGAAGATACCCTCAAATACGAACGCCATCAGAGCCAAGCGAATCGTAACAGGGAAAGCCCTGCCGATAACGCTAATGACCGGCTGACCGGCAAAAGTATTGCCAAAGTTCAAAGTCAGCGCGTTCTTCAGGAAGAGGAAGTACTGGACGAAGAACGGCTTGTCTAAGTTGTATTCCGATCGTATCTGAGCGGCTACGGCTTGGTTGACCGGCTTATCTCCGAACATTGCGGCAACAGGGTCGCCTGGCAATGCGAAAACTAGCGCGTAAATCAACAGAGTCGTACCGAGAACAACAGGAATCATCTGCAGAATTCGTCGCAGAAGATATTTGCCCATCGGCTTTTTCTCCTTTGCAATTCGCAGGCAGGATATGCGTGTTTCTTCCGCCCGCACAAAAACACTGTTAGCAGTCTACCAGCAGCACCCAACCAAAACGGTTACAAATGCTTCAAACTGCTGGTTGGTGCAGTTTGAAGCCAACGTCTAGTGGTGGTCTTAGGCCGCAGATCGCTGCGGCCTAAGACCACAGTTTTACTTAGTTAAGTCCCAATAAACTGGGGTGCCCTTCCAAGTAAATGCAAACCCATGGATGTTCTTTGCAGCCACACCCTTGGCATTGCCGTAATACAGAGGAAGAGTTGGCAAATCCTTGAATAAGATCTCCTCGGCCTGCTGATAAATCTTATTCGCAGAGTCGGTGCTCTTAGCTGCTGCTGCCTTTTCGAGCAGAGCATCAATCTCGGGATTCTTGTAATCGCCGTGATTAGAACCATGACCATCTGCAGCAGCAGAAGAGAACTTGGGCTTCAAATAGTTCTCGGGTGAGGGATAATCAGGCTGCCAACCGGTACGGAAAGCGGTGTTGTTAGCCGCAAACGTACGCTTGCTGATATTGCCATTAAACTCGCTGAAGGTTGGGATAGGAGTACCCGCTGCTTCAATACCGAGCGTGTTCTTGATGGAGTTGGACAAAGCATCGTAGACATCTTTGTGACCGCCATCGGCGTTGTAAGCCATCTTGAAGGATTCGTCTTCACCCCAAGGACTAATCTTGTTGGCCTGTTCCCACAATTCCTTGGCCTTCTTGGGGTTGTACTTCAAGACATCAGAACCCTTAAGATCCTTAGAATAACCAGGAATCGTAGGAGCAATGAAATCAGTTGCAGGCTTGCCTGTACCGCCAAGCACCTTATCGACTAGCTGCTTGCGGTCGAACGACATGGAGATGGCCTGACGACGCAGCTTGCCTTCTTGATCCTCGCCGAAGTGCTTAATCGTCGTGGGGATGGTGATGAAGTGGAAAGCTGCACCTGGTTCAGACTTTGCCTGTACCGTTGAGTCAGTCATAAAGGTCTTCAAAGCCGAGGT is a window encoding:
- a CDS encoding HAD-IC family P-type ATPase → MSTPNTSQPSFPSVAESGLSSAQVQEQVVAGQVNASKDASSRTLGQIVRANVFTLFNGIIFAAMIVVLITGQWKDAVFGIIIIINTGIGVATELKAKRTLDKLSILVASDFFVRRGGQDVRVPHDEIVKGDLLWVRSGDQLPADGTIVQTWGLELDESMLTGESRTIRKTESDLVYSGSTAVSGLALVEVTAVGASSYASKLTAQAKVYKKTHSDLNEGINKILRVMTFVVVPLCVLLIWTQLHTVGGLQEAVASGAWRGAVVSAVAGVVGMIPEGLVLLTSLNFALAAIRLARQNTLVQELESVETLARVDALNLDKTGTITDGGIVYDSIINLGQGPLLPLEQALVDVSHEENPNATGSAILQGLSQIQPSENVPTRIPFSSARKWSAITDNSGNTWYFGAPEVLLASQEGVFPHIEGKVTALADQGYRVLMLARSAGTTCNDQDAVLPERLQPEALITCSEHIREDAQQTLAWFREQGVRCRIISGDNPATVSAIAGQVELTGSSKPRAMDARKLPTDTAELAKALEEIDVLGRVLPEQKKAIVQALHLGGHTVAMTGDGVNDSLALKEADLGIAMGNAAPATKAVAQVVLVDSKFSHLPDVVARGRQVMANMERVSGLFLVKTVYSALISLGVVLSAIPFPYLPRHITYIGALTIGTPAFFLALAPNTRRYKPGFLKRVVAFALPGGIATALVVLTMAWCLPGFMGWNLRNANDLAQLRTVCAIVLFAMGILVLARVAQPLHSWRGILVALFVVAGVIGACIPFVAHFFAIVLPTGRSALATLAGVVYGLAVMGLAVGLLPGCIAKLQHRRD
- a CDS encoding class I SAM-dependent RNA methyltransferase gives rise to the protein MQVTVRVERYADQGRCVGHIDGQVIFVRFALPGELVEVNVDLPIRSKRRFLTGEVTRVLEASPERVDPAWPIAGPLAWGGGVGGADLVHVSLPGQLAWKQAVVQEQMSRLGHVDTTVPVVRAAGDEERKGLYWRTRIDLIADESGRPSMRRRESHERVAIEEMPLATRELNDMASQLGVWNGGIEPGTPIRLALPQHERIGQGDNFALILGKKVKAGRRKLEEVVTVGGQDFTYEVDASGFWQIHRQAPALLANAVIEAVQSRLNTEKSPVIWDLYSGSGLFTLPLASLTGPNTRMASIEGSRIAVAQARHNTQVAGVSGNVTALAGDVAKTLASGLPKELSRPDAVVLDPPRAGAKAEVCRQIARSGAPIVAYVACDPASLARDSATLTELGYNLDYVQAFDIYPMTHHVETLAVFTR
- a CDS encoding DUF3159 domain-containing protein; this encodes MSKQAKTGIAALGSEDFNVYQAIGGARGIAESLLPGLVFLVMFLATSNLQLTVAVSGGLALLQLLLRLVQRQSWLGALTGILAMAICLLWAWLSRDARNYYLPGFITNVAWILGLCLTLLLRAPGLGLLVEYLREPVLSGLKKWLEQWRRDRALYQAYWRATLLWIGMFAARLLVQLPLYLNHRLAWLGSARLVMGLPLFAFVIWLSWLWIAQPYHDHHRGERSAQSEEDEGAL
- a CDS encoding DUF3710 domain-containing protein; the protein is MGWFGFGKKHKSDDEGQDSKSLITEESQENTSESVEDEQASDSDLDQERGITRGPWDVNDEEVVNYDDYLDIGAVNLPYLQGIELRIKANGQSGDIMGATISYGQSSLEVEAFAAPKTLGLWDTVRHDLKAGNPKAREVEGTFGTELMLPVTVKGKEFTTRIVGVDGPRWMLRGIFSGPAASKGKERETLDTYFSNIVVDRGEEPLAPRDLIPMHQPITPDQRAAEKEESEGDDSSASIPGKPTGPFDSDQQTEVKTTLSRGPMFSEVR
- a CDS encoding ABC transporter ATP-binding protein; this translates as MQSKLLETQVSNGPLLEVKDLQVDFTADGRSVHAVTDASFNVYPGQWVAIVGESGSGKSTSAMSVLGLLPGTGKVVGGSMKLHGHELVGLSRKDYEEIRGQQIGLVPQDPMSNLNPVWRIGAQVKEALVANHMDVSKEKRSQLAKMLASAEDVTLKTEEDELFIASKDLPDLLVAAREAVVAAGKTDPDKAMEVFQAQWDPGSETRWGVAKSLIKAGVGDDEAWAIAKKYVNGSDMDDRIAGLLSEAGLPDAATRARQYPHEFSGGMRQRALIAMGLASRPDLLIADEPTSALDVTVQKKILDHLQGLTDSLGTAVLFITHDLGLAAERAQHIVVMYKGRVVESGPSLDVLQHPQHPYTKRLVNAAPSLASQRIISAKEHGQDAESLMEHHVKGEQALEKSEHIITVEHLTREFRLPRKKELFKAVDDVSFSVKRGTTLAIVGESGSGKSTVANMVLRLLKPSSGKVIYEGEDTAEFNNKQLLDFRRHVQPVFQNPYGSLDPMYSIYRSIEEPLRIHGIGDKKSRRQRVKDLLEMVEMPASVMGRYPNELSGGQRQRIAIARAMALNPDVIICDEAVSALDVLVQDQVLRLLNDLQAERGLSYLFITHDLAVVRQIADEVVVMQHGKLVEHATTDEVFEHPQQQYTRDLLEAIPGGKLSLGLD
- a CDS encoding ABC transporter permease: MTMNSGSAESNADVFFPDPLPGQERFVAPLDKTPLHDVDSIDEEAPATSMWADAWKTLRKNPIFILSAILVVFVIIVALFPSLFTKQDPVACNLEHSLESGSGAHPFGYDLQGCDVYSRVVYGARTSVSIGVLTTILVTLLGGLIGAIAGFFGRWIDAILSRVTDIFFAIPMLLGAIVLLQMFRTSTSIWKIVFTLTLFGWVNMARITRSAVLEAKNLEFNTASTALGSSPMRNLFRHIIPNSLAPVIVMATMSLGSYIVSEATLSFLGIGLPSSVVSWGGDISTAQNLLRTNPSVLFYPSAALAITVLAFIMMGDAVKDALDPKTRTA
- a CDS encoding ABC transporter permease, with product MGKYLLRRILQMIPVVLGTTLLIYALVFALPGDPVAAMFGDKPVNQAVAAQIRSEYNLDKPFFVQYFLFLKNALTLNFGNTFAGQPVISVIGRAFPVTIRLALMAFVFEGIFGILFGIVAGLTKGKWSDQIILIISLLLISVPTFVTGFILQYLFGVKWHILPATAGAQPGFMDLLMPAIVLGSVSMASIIRLTRTEISTNISEDYVRTARAKGMSNFQVTVRHILRNSLIPVVTYLGADIGGLMGGAMITERIFNIQGVGNTLYQAILRGEGTLVVSIVTIMVMIFVVCSLVVDLLYAVLDPRIRYA
- a CDS encoding ABC transporter substrate-binding protein — encoded protein: MNKNSRIALLVASACSFAMVLSGCGNTSSDADKKVESDGSTNAIISVFGSEPSKPLIPSNTNEVGGGNPLDMLFSKLVRFDEKGRAINEIAKEIKPNADMTQYKITIKDGWKFTDGTPVTAKSFTRAWSWGANSSNAQLSSSFFNPIKGFDELQKQGVDPDAQLSGLKVIDDKTFSVDLNAPSSTFPILVGYTSYAPLPEMFYKDTKAFGENPVSVGPYKFESWEHNKAIKLVKNPDYKGEIKVKNGGLEFRVYSDPASAYADVQSGNLDVSDGIPTSALKTFMTDSTVQAKSEPGAAFHFITIPTTIKHFGEDQEGKLRRQAISMSFDRKQLVDKVLGGTGKPATDFIAPTIPGYSKDLKGSDVLKYNPKKAKELWEQANKISPWGEDESFKMAYNADGGHKDVYDALSNSIKNTLGIEAAGTPIPTFSEFNGNISKRTFAANNTAFRTGWQPDYPSPENYLKPKFSSAAADGHGSNHGDYKNPEIDALLEKAAAAKSTDSANKIYQQAEEILFKDLPTLPLYYGNAKGVAAKNIHGFAFTWKGTPVYWDLTK